A region from the Sphingomonas flavescens genome encodes:
- a CDS encoding FKBP-type peptidyl-prolyl cis-trans isomerase, with protein sequence MSVAEAADRPAHRGRAAALWIGFLLVIAAGIGLAWIGAGSLRPVVTESGLQFRTVKAGKGEPIGRADAALMDYVLTADDGTVIDSSESHQGPQPFTMDQVFPGFAEAMTRMSEGGEYRFTMPQKLAFGAGPPPPGFPKDSKLTFDVRVRKIVRGGAAMMQQMQAQQGQGQQGQPQQ encoded by the coding sequence GTGTCCGTCGCCGAAGCCGCTGATCGTCCCGCTCATCGCGGCCGGGCTGCCGCGTTGTGGATCGGGTTTCTCCTCGTCATTGCCGCCGGCATCGGGCTGGCCTGGATCGGTGCCGGCTCCCTTCGGCCGGTAGTCACCGAAAGCGGGCTCCAGTTCCGCACCGTGAAGGCGGGCAAGGGTGAGCCGATCGGCCGCGCCGACGCGGCGCTGATGGATTATGTGCTGACCGCCGACGACGGCACGGTGATCGACAGCAGCGAATCGCACCAGGGCCCGCAGCCGTTCACCATGGATCAGGTCTTCCCCGGCTTTGCCGAGGCGATGACGCGGATGAGCGAAGGCGGCGAGTATCGCTTCACCATGCCGCAGAAGCTGGCGTTTGGCGCGGGTCCGCCGCCGCCTGGCTTCCCCAAGGACAGCAAGCTTACGTTCGACGTTCGGGTCCGGAAGATCGTCCGCGGCGGCGCCGCGATGATGCAGCAGATGCAGGCACAGCAGGGGCAGGGTCAGCAGGGGCAGCCCCAGCAATAG
- a CDS encoding AI-2E family transporter, with the protein MAKSPLTVEPHVERPGPAEFRDPFVRRELAKAAVWLGMALAIAGVIVLGQPLLLIIGGAIFAVLLDGGVRLLGRVLPIARGWRLLLVLLLGFGFLGWVIYFAGTTIGAQFETLRAVVTQQFNRLMEFAGSLGLIPKGPPTDLGSQLLGSVGRLTTAVGSVLGAVASAIAMLVIGIFIAAEPRIYDRGIAWMLPLRARAGFYRIAEHVGFTLRRLLFGRLVGMVFEGVFTWIMLTLGGVPMAALLGLVTGVLAFIPNIGAITSGLLMVAVGFSAGTHQGIYAIVVYFLVQNIDGYLVLPYIARKTVDLPPALVLAMQLLMGALFGILGLLFADPILATLKVVLVDLSKQQAEREDHDSAVVDPAREPIAGAAPADPAPAVPASAASSRRRRGRSSGPERRT; encoded by the coding sequence ATGGCCAAGTCTCCGCTGACCGTTGAGCCGCACGTCGAGCGGCCCGGCCCGGCGGAGTTCCGCGATCCCTTTGTCCGGCGTGAGCTGGCCAAGGCGGCCGTCTGGCTGGGCATGGCATTGGCGATCGCCGGGGTCATTGTCCTCGGCCAGCCGCTGCTGCTGATCATCGGCGGCGCAATTTTCGCCGTGCTGCTCGACGGCGGGGTCCGCTTGCTCGGCCGCGTCCTGCCGATCGCCCGCGGGTGGCGGCTTCTGCTCGTCCTGCTGCTCGGTTTCGGATTTCTTGGCTGGGTAATCTACTTCGCCGGCACGACCATCGGCGCCCAGTTCGAGACGCTCCGCGCCGTCGTCACGCAGCAATTCAACCGCCTCATGGAATTCGCCGGATCGCTCGGCCTGATCCCTAAGGGGCCGCCGACCGATCTCGGCAGTCAGCTGCTCGGTTCCGTCGGCCGTCTGACTACAGCAGTGGGCAGCGTGCTCGGCGCCGTCGCCAGTGCCATCGCCATGCTCGTCATCGGCATCTTCATCGCCGCCGAGCCGCGCATCTACGACCGCGGCATCGCCTGGATGTTGCCGCTGCGCGCCCGCGCCGGCTTCTATCGCATTGCCGAACATGTCGGTTTCACGCTTCGCCGCCTTCTGTTCGGCCGCCTCGTCGGAATGGTATTTGAAGGCGTCTTCACCTGGATCATGTTGACGCTTGGCGGGGTGCCAATGGCCGCCTTGCTCGGGCTCGTCACCGGCGTGCTCGCCTTCATTCCCAACATTGGCGCGATCACCAGCGGCTTGCTGATGGTTGCCGTCGGCTTCAGCGCCGGCACGCATCAGGGCATCTACGCGATCGTCGTCTATTTCCTGGTGCAGAACATCGATGGCTATCTCGTCCTGCCCTACATCGCCCGCAAGACAGTGGATCTGCCGCCCGCGCTGGTGCTGGCAATGCAGTTGCTCATGGGCGCGCTATTCGGGATTCTCGGCCTGCTCTTCGCGGATCCGATCCTGGCGACGTTGAAGGTCGTGCTGGTCGATCTCAGCAAGCAGCAGGCCGAACGAGAGGATCACGACTCAGCGGTCGTCGATCCGGCACGCGAGCCTATTGCTGGGGCTGCCCCTGCTGACCCTGCCCCTGCTGTGCCTGCATCTGCTGCATCATCGCGGCGCCGCCGCGGACGATCTTCCGGACCCGAACGTCGAACGTAA